A segment of the Corylus avellana chromosome ca2, CavTom2PMs-1.0 genome:
aaggaagaaggagaagctgATGCAGTCGGAGAAGaatgggtttagagagagaaaggaagaaggagaagctgATGTTGGAGAAGaatgggtttagagagagaaaggaagaaggagaagctgAGCAAACAAAAAGCGTGGGATTTAATTTCTGTGGAAAAATTGCAGAGAGAGGGGCAATATggtaaaaaaatgacaaatgttgaGGGAGAAAATTGGTCAATGGGTCAGACACTGAACAATGTCTAGGACAAGGCTGTTACCAAACGAAGCCTTATTGATGACCACTCTAaaaaggtatgggtgtttgctttgaaaaccaaagataTCAGGTCTCGTACACACAATGGCGTACATTAAGCTACCCACGGCTGATGCATaaggcactttcttcatttcatctttttctttctcacttgtaggactttgctttgaactcaacttcaaatgacctgcaagtgtagagctcaccGGTTTTGCCTTGCTCAAGTTGAACCTATCAAATACCTTTTCGATATAACTCTCTTGTGATAGccataattttcctttcttctaaTCACGAGAGATCTTTATACCAAGGATCTGCTTTGTgggtcccaagtccttcatagcaaaggacttactcaaCTCTTTCTTCAGTCTGTTAATTTTACTAGTGTCAtgacaaacaatcaacatgtcgTTCACGTatagcaagagaataataaattctccattAGAGAATTTCTCCACAAATACACAATGATCTGATGTAGTTCTGACATacccatgatcaaccataaaggaatcaaacttcttataccactgtctcGGTGCCTGCTTGAGTCCGTACAAGCTCTTTTTCAACCGACACACTAAATGTTATTTGCCTTTAGCTGTGAACCCTtttggttgctccatataaatttccttATCCAAGTCACGATGAATGAAAGCAAtcttcacatcaagctgttcgatctccaaattcattttggcagccaaacccaaaacAACACTAATAGAAGACATTTTTATCACGGGTGAaataatttcatcaaaatcaatgcccttcttttgaccGAACCCCTTTACAACTAATCGCGCCTTGTACCTTGGCTGTGATatgtttggttcaatcttgcatctAAACACCAATTTCTTCTTAAGTGCTTTCTTGCCCATTCTCATTGAATCAAGTAATATTGCAAAGGACAAAAAACCCTAgccgtctcttttctctctagccgccagagagaaaagcgaaaccctttagccacataggggaggagggttggccgtttgGCTGCCTCCCTTCTCCCCTCGTCCTCCTCGCTCCGAtgctagttatttacctgatgccctagCCCTAGTGCCTCCTTTCTTCCCCTTCCTTGCCGCTCCTTTCCCCCTCTGTTTTCTCCGTTTTTGCCCCTTCCTTGCCGCTTTACTTCCCCcgccttcattttctgcagcAGGCTTCTTGGCCTTGTTTTGGTTCTTTGTGGGTTTGGATTTTGTCAGTAGTCACCGCCGACCTGTGTCTATAACGCCCtagataattattaagtttattattaatatgataaaattgcacatgagatgatttaaaatattagattaactaataataatgttagtgtgataataagtcctattgtggtaaataattatatgtatgggtaaattgtagttgaaataaatggtaagGGTGAAATATGAATTATAGGTAGTGGAGTGTAAATTTTGATTCTAAATAGTTGGggctttaaaaatagaaagagNNNNNNNNNNNNNNNNNNNNNNNNNNNNNNNNNNNNNNNNNNNNNNNNNNNNNNNNNNNNNNNNNNNNNNNNNNNNNNNNNNNNNNNNNNNNNNNNNNNNCCCATTCTCCCTCACTCTTTCTCCTtccacacacccacacacacggCCTAGATTGGGAGAGAAAGAGctgcagattgagagagagagagagagagaggggtactGCTGgctgggagaaagaaagagaaagaagaaggagaagaaaaaagaagaaaaagaaaagaaaaggaaagtgacGAATTTGAAGGGGGTTTCCGCCATGGGTGCTTGAGAGGTAAAATCTTTAgtctttccttgtaattttcatGTTACCCATGAGATTAGAAGCTAGAAATTGTGTGGATTTGTGAGGCTTTGATTTGGGTccgaaaattagggttcttgaaaggaattttggggattttgttatatggttgaatctttagtttctcttttaatgttttgttctacccattgaatATCAAGCTTGAAAGCATGTTTATTTGGGAAATTTCTAATTAGGTCCAAAAATAGGGaaattttaattagaagcctaattcctaaaattagcttgggtttttgtgtgtagtagattgctatgcattattcaaattttgagttatttaattaatgggttgaaactccaatttttacttattggtaaagtatggacataaaccataattttatatagtttgaattaaattggGGCTTTTGGTATGTAAACACTAGGAATGCTATTTaaatgggttaattacatttaaagtgttaattaacccTAGGCTTTcatgggtttaatagaaattgatgaatatgggtttaggttctaatgtcatattagaatcatGGTAATTATTGTAAGTgtttatgagtattataaattggGGTAAACGACATGAGAATGGATATATACATGTTAGGTATGATAAGGGAGTAAATAAGTATTTAATGTGATAAGTAGTAAATAGATAAGTATGATAGGGTCatagaataataattattgggTTAACTAATGGAGCGTGATACTTGTAGTGCTCAAGTATCTTTATAGAGTATGAGTTGTTAAGCTAAGAATAaagcttaattatgtgtttatgttGTAAATGTTTAGGTGTATCGCGGTTGAGTCAAGAGTTCACCGGAGGGTACTCAAGCgaacaaggtaagtattttacttattggGCAAAAGGGGtactatttttaaagtataaaagatgttttggttgAACGATTGATATATGATGTTTTGAGATACTATGACTAGTGATGATGCTTcatgagatgtgttggatgaatgtttgatgaaatgtttcTATGAACTCTATGGGTTTGCAAGATGACgagatgattatgttgttatgagcaTTGATTGGTTTACATGatttatgacatgattctatgattttatgatatgagttacGATAGCACATAAGTTCAATGATTCGTCGACatatgcatgatcatggcaTGATCAATGCATAATGGAAATCGGGGTGACAACttcggtggtgattgagtacgGTCTCACTACCGTGAAGTTAGCCCAATGCATAATGGAAATTGGAGTGACAAttccggtggtgattgagtatggtctcactaccgttgAGCGGGCCTCATATATGACtctggtggtgattgagtattaTCTCACTACCGAGAGTTGGCCTCACAATGGAACTAGTACAAGATGATGAGCATGAGCAtaagcatgcatagcatatgattgtatgatgatgatgattgaaTTTGTATGATTTTTACACTAGACGTATCAATATGCATATGTGACTGGTATGGGACggaacatatatgtatattgttatgGCTAGACATTGCATGATGATTTACTTATATTTTATCGTTGAACTACGTATCTTGTAAGTGTGAACAAAAttcaattgttatttttgataaaactaGTAAGTTTTATACTACTGAGCGTTTCTATTTTATGGAGACGGCGGGCTCATAATTCCGCTTGTATCATGAGTGGTGGTGATTCCTATGGTGCAGACGATGTTGTTGATGCAGGTGCAGAGACAATAGACGATGACCCTGTGGCCATGTATCTAGGTTACCACGGTGTCTGAGGCCTGGATACATTGGGcgtttattttgttggactagttGATAGCCCACTTTTGTAGAGCTTTCATGTATATGCTTAggcattgttattttgtatatggctcgtgttatatgtgacacttttgtaaagtcattcttttgtatgtaagctTTAATCACTTAGATGTATTAATTAGCTCTGATGTGATACATATGTCTAACGCTATTTATTTTCCGCTGCAAAGATATGAACTCTGACAAATCTTTAATGATGCATGTAACTCTGTGTGGCATATTATACTGTCAATtaggttaatgcatgggttcatGGCATACTGCGGTATtgccatgccactgtgacaatccgctTCATTGTGGGGaatgcttttgaaaaaaaaaaaaaaaaaattagtcatgtTTTATCAAGCGGGTCGTCACAGTGTCGCTGCTTCGCTGCTtgctattagggttttctttcatgcggCCCCACCGCGTCGAGCTCCCACGCCCCCTACGCGGCGGTTTTCGGCCTGCACGGGTCCGGCTCCCTTTCAGCTATCGTCTTCCCATTTTATGCTCATTTTCCCTGCTTTGGTGGTTCCTTGttgttttttccatttttcttgtttgtggttgttttcaggCCCTGCTTTGCCAGTCTTCTCTACGCCTGTTTGCCGCCCACcgtccactgttgggcctttcgATGCGTCCCCGCCGCGATtagcttccaacgccccttcgGTTTTCGGTTCCCGGCATGTGCGTGATCGGAGTGTGTTGTTTCtttacttgttttatttccttgttctattgcttctttaagatgtatttgtgttttggcatatgttttttccctgtattgtttaatttaccTGTTTTGTTCGGCTTGTAATAAGgttctttcctctctcactcgatctatgtcgccttcaggttaattagttttggtccagacTTTTGGGTTGTGAATGTGATCATTATCCTAgcctttgggtcgaggaggaagagtttcgacATGAGTCTTTCTGCTCTCAGGGTCGAagaataattgctatccatgcatttggctGAGTCTGTCTGTCACGGATCTAGTATGAAATCTAATTTTAATCATGGGTTAGCAgattggtctcgaatcttgtaTTAAATCAGATAATCTTGTAGTTTTATGCTATGGTTGTTTCAGAGCTTTGCTCTCTGatataagagctttatactcgtAGTATTATTGattgaaatgttatgttttactaaaaaaattttttttaaaaaaaaggtaatattGCAAAGGCAGAATGATAATGGGTCAGAGCATCCCACCCTTAAAATCCCCTTACACGTAGGTCTCAATAAAAATCTCATCCCCCCTCCCCCCGGGCACCAAAAGATTGACAAAACAAACTACTTGTCTTTGAATATGATCCATTTTAGGCACCAAGgaagcattttcctaattcacaCGTTTGAAAGAATCAATTTTGGACTTGTCAAATTCTTATGCGAGAATTGGTCAAACTTCTATGTATGAGGCCTTTATTTTCAACTTTCCTGTCAGTGTGGGAACTTAGCAAGTGGTTTAGGTAGAAATGAAACAATATTTCTCAATGGGTGCGGTGGAATTGAAGGCGTGTTGCAATCCAATATTTATGAAGACAGCTGTTAGAATTGAAGGCGTGTTGCAATCTAATATTTATGAAGACAGCTGTTAGAATTGAAGGCGTGTTGCAATCTAATATTTATGAAGACAGCTGTTAGAACAATTTTCGGTATAACAATTTCTGGTATGACGTGAACAACACATTCTTTGAGGCATTCTCCCCGTTCCTATGATTGTTGCAAAATAGTAAGAGCGTCAAAAGTTTTGCTGGTGTTTATGCCGAAAAAACTTCAATATCTAAGCTcatatgatttttaattttttcaaaatttattcatttatttagtttttttttttttaaaaaaaaggttgaaggtgtgggtggtcggccacccacaacAGGCACTGGGGTGATCGAGCCACCCCTCAGGGCCTCGTGGCGACCGGTGAGGCCGTATACCATTGGAGTGTCAAGACCATCCCGGTAAGAATTTGGGGGCGGCGTGACCACCCCCAGGTCCTGCTATGGGTGGCTGGCTTCCCACAAGAttgtttctccatttttttaatttttaagtttgagagaaaattaaaaaataaaaaaattgatttttttgaaaactttgtcTATTCCCTCAAGAATAATTATTCATCTCATGTTTTAGAGAAATAGATATTCCTTTGCATAAGGGATTAGTTATTCTCGtgagaataactattcttaaaaaataaacatttaccaaacaaaaaaaataattattccataGGAATAGTCATTTCATTCCAGAGGTCTATTCCGCAAATTAAATAgaccctaataaaaaaaataaaaaaaaagtaaatttaattctATTATGTTATCTCTCCTATGCTTATGATAAAAGGCAACAAATGCATTGAATCAAATAATAATGCAAAGGCAGAATGATAGTGGGTCAGAGCATCCCCACCCTCCTTTAAACCCGTACATGAAGGTCTCCATAAAAATCTCAGTGAATCAGAATGTTCAAAGTTTACTATACAATGCATTTCTTAATTTGGGTCCCCCCAGAGATTGACAATAGAGAACAAACTAATTGTCTTTGAATATAATCCATTTTAGGCACCAAGGAAGCATCTTCCAAAGTCATAGGTTTGAAAGAATCAATTTTGGACTTGTCGCCTAAATATTAGGGTTGTTTGTTAAGTAACACCCCCCCCTCCTAAACactattcactttatttttcaaaaaaattaacatacaaatattctcactttttatatcacaccatttactttttactactatttaaataaataaaaaaaaatcaatacaaaacaaaactttttcacttttcaatactattttttcacttttctatactaattattacactcattttgttttcttaccAAACATGAACAGTTTCATGGTAATGGATGATGGTTGCTAAACACACTAGATTGCAAAAAGCCTTGAATTCCAGCACACCAATCCTCTCTTCCTCGAAGTAGCATGAATTTGAAGAAATACTAGTAAACCCCATTGAGAAATAAATATTGTTTCATTTCCACCTAAACCGACAGGAAAGTTGAAAATAAAGGCCTCCTATATATAGAAGTTTGACCAGTTCTCATGAAAATTTGGGTTGATCGTCAAACAGAGCCTTTAGCATTCACACTGgtttatctaaatttttaagtaaaatggCTAACTAAAACctactttatctagtttagctaatagGTTTTGAAAGACACCatacattttattatttattttttctctatattatttaaaatatatattttttttactcttttttatctttttctatttcttttgtaaggattgtattttttcgacaatatttctttcaaaaggtctttttttttttaatttttaatttattttttatttaacggtcgatcattttttaaatggttatatatatttttttaacgcaATAAACTCTCAATTCAAATTGCATATGTATGTAATGTAACCTAGACAAATGACTTTAAGCTGGAGAatttgtaaacaattttttaggtTGAATATATCTGAAATATTGAGCTTTGGCCGACTGAATCGGTGTTCGGAGAGAGAGGGATGGTGAGTTGCAATGAGAAGAGAAATCTAGAGAGGATGATGTTGGGCTAACGAATTTGACAGAGACGGTGAGGAtgggagggggagagagagggatAAAGAAGGGAGTGAGCAAACATTaaacaaatcatccaatgtagtTTAGTTATTTTGAAGCTAATCTGTTAGAGACAAAAAGGAGCTTATAATAGTTAAATATAACTATTATGAGATGTTTAGTTATTCAGCTTTTAAGATctttggctctaatactatgtttgtctcataagtttaaatttattGGAAGAAgtaaattcaataattttatcaatactttaacaacatttgttctaataccatattaaatcagtacttatcttaaaaacttacactaataaaaaaaaaaaaaaagtaaatttaattataatatgttATCTCTTCTATGCTTATGATAAAAAGACATCAAATGCATTGAATCAAGTAATATTGCAGAGGCAGATAATGCATTGAATCAAGTCAATTCAATCATTTTAGGCACTAAGGaggcattttcctaattcaaacGTTTGAAAGAATCAATTTTGGACTTGTCTCCTAAGGCTCCATTTGGCAATCAACCTAAATTTGAATTGGTTAAACCTCTATACATGAGGCCTTTATTTTCAACTTTCCTGTCAGTTTACGAACTTACAAGGTGGTTTAGGTGTAAATGAAACAATATTATTTCTCAACGGGGTTTACTAGTATTTCTTCAAATTAATGCTACTTCGAGGAAGAGAGGATTGCTGTACGTGCTGGAATTGAAGACATTTTGCAATCTAATATTTATGAAGACAGCCTTCATCAGTCATGGATTGACGACGCAAAGAGCGAGTGTTGTAGTTGGGAGCAGGTCACATGCAACTCTATCACCGTTCACGTGATCAAACATTCTCTCTATAAcataaagcaaagaaaaatactatacaCACTCTCAAATGTACATTTTTTGACATGCTAGTAAAAATCACTACAAATCAATTTAGGCGAATATTTGGAGAATGGTGGTATTTCAATCAAACATGTGTGAAATGGTTTTTTCCGCTCTCTCGTAGAGTTCCTCTGAACCTTTGGTTTTCCTTCTAGGTTTTTTCTATTCTCTGCTTCTTGCTTCCTGCTCTTTGGTTTTAGTTATGGAGAATATCAATCCTGAGATAGCTGAACTGATCAACCACACCTCTGCTCTTGGTTGGTCAGATACACCTCCCACTTTGGTTGTCCCCCCTGTCAACCCAGTTACATCCCCATCCCTCATGCTTGTGGGAAAGATATTCTCATCTCAACCTTTCTCAAAAATTACtatcaaaaacaatattttgcAAGCCTGGAAATTTCTGAAGTCTCTAGTTTCTGAAGACAGAGAAGATAATATGATGGTTTTTACTTTTGATAACTTGGAAGATCATAACAGAGTTTTGGACTACTCTTCGTGGAACATCAAGGGTTCACCTCTCTTTCTTAAGAGATGGTCTGTTGAGGATGCCATTGAAGATTTGGACTTCAATACAGCTGCTTATTGGGTGCAAGTGCACAATCTCCCGTTGGAGTTGATGACGGTTGAAAATGCAGAGAATATTGGCGTAAGTCTGGGAGAGTTGTTGGAAGTTGACAATCTGGATCATTCCAAACCAGCTAGGAAAGGTTTTTTACGTTTTAAGATTATTCTTAATATTTTGAATCCCCTCAGTCCGAGCTTCACTTATCATAGGCTTCCCAAAGCTCCTCTTTGAGTGCAATATATGTATGAGAGACTTTCGGATTATTGCTATTCTTGTGGAAGAATAGGGCATCTCTCCTTTGCATGCACTGTGGAACCTCGTCCTCCTGATCATGGGAGGTATGGACCGTATGGTGATAAGTTGAAGGCTAGTTCTCCCAAAACTAGTAGAGTTGTTCAACTTATTAAACCAATGAGTCAGTTTTCAGATGTTCTCGCCATTGTTCCAGCTTCAAATAGGTTTTGCACTGAGTTCACTCTTTACTCAAATCCGAGTCATTTTCCCCCACCCAACTCATCTCAGCTGAGTTCTACCAGTTTTTTTCCCGTTTCTCAAGGTACCAATCCCATCCCTTTGAGCCCCACTATTACTGCACCTACTTTAATTGGAAAGTCCACCTTTGTCAATTTTCAGCCACAGCAAGTTAACTCCTCTTTAATGCTTACCAACGTTGAGAAGCTCACCTCTCTCAACCTTCACTTCCCAGAAAACACGTGGCCTACTTCTGCCCattctcccttgggtcttgatCCTTCTAGTTCCTTATTGACCAACTCTAACTCTAAGTTGGATTCTGAGGACTTTAGTTCAATCTCAACTTATTTACAAACCACTTCTTCACTTACCTCCACGTGTCCTGCTATCTCAACAACTTCACCCACTTCTACGACAATTCCATCTTCCTCTTCTACCCTGTCCACCATTTTATCTCACCCTTTATCCGACCTGAAACTTCCTCGTCATCCCAACAACCCCTCAACCAGGAAAAGGTTTCACCTTTATTCTAAATCCCTCCTTACCAAAAAACTTAAATCTGATTTTTGGTATTCAACcaagaattttgaagatgatgAGGTTCATTGTGAGGATGGACAGAGTGGTTTTCAGTATTCATATGATTTTTTAGTTAGCCAGTTAAAGgcaaatgatttttaaaataaaatatgtggtTTGGcaataaaatgatttaaaaatatgtatttctcaTATGTTTAAAAAGTACATGGTattaggcctgggtatcggtcaaaacggtctaGTTTTGGCtattatcggttattaaccgataattttcggctaaacggtttattaaccgataccggatcaataagaattttaaccgaaattatcggttataacggtacatGATTAAACGGTTTGATTAAATCGGTTTAACCGtgggctttatattgatttattttgttgagtaaaaaatgagtttttttgacttttgagagcccaaatactttttgttgagctaaaataacttattaaaaatgagttgttttagagctcaaatactttttgttgggacccaaatatttgttttttgggctaaaaaatgaagcttttttatattgatccaccacaactttttatctattataaaatacatttttccaaagcaaatggactaattaacataatgaatgctaattagactaataaaactagttaatgaaaaatgctttcaccacatccaatgccatcactaaaaaaaaaaatcaaacctacccaaacccaaattaagataaggttacataggtatatatataatcccaaaactacgtcgttttggcatctctacttaacggtttatatcggttaaacgattaaccgatatgaaatttctaaaCAGACCGAACCGAACCAATAAGCAaaccggtataaaaaatttaaccgataaggatatcggtataTTGGTTTGGTCGAAACCGGTACACGGCCGGTAATCGGTAGCCGGTTAATATGTCCACCCCTACATGGTATTGTCCTCAATGAGTAGATCAATTGGTTTGAGGCCACACCTACCATGCTATAAAGTGAATCGGAAGAAAATGTATGTTCTAGAGGAAACAGAATATTATTATCTATGCAATATCCCAACTATCTAAGAGCACTCCAGGCCATGAAGCAAAAAAGACCTCACATTTGGCTAGTTAAAGTGGTTAAGAGTTTGCTTAGCTTAAACATTAATGCAGCCAAGGGTGAATGGCTCTAGCACTGGTGCCTCATAAAGTCATATATGGGGTCAGTTTGTGAAGTATCCCTGTAGAGTGGTGATTTTTGGCATACCGGCGTGCTTGAACAATAAGTACGctggtgttaaaatattattaattctttttaatgttcaaataatattttataatattttaacaacaaCGTGCTTACTATTCAAGCACGCCGGTATTCCAAAAATCACTACTCCTCCCCTGTTATTTAAGGTGCAATGATGGTGTTTTGTAATTAGGGAATCGATCTTACGTGTCGGCAACAACATCGACCTCATAAGAAACGATAAAAGGATGGTGAGTAGAAATAGCACTACTCATCTTTACTTTTTGAAACAACGTGGAAATGCCCAATCAACCGAAAATGATGGCTTCTCTGTAGACCTTTCTATGTCTTTCCAAGAACCAAATTGAGCAACCCTTTCTTCACATCTCTGAGCTAGGGTCTGTTCCTGGATCCTTccctcttatttctttttctccttaattATCACTACCTTCTGCAACCAAGAAACAGTAAACACCAAATGcagtgcgagagagagagagagagacaaacaGTTTGTTAGCAGCTTTCCAACATTTCTAGCAGATTTAAGGGAGGCAATATTATAAGGAAATATGGCCGACCATGTTGTTAATTCCCTAGTAGAGTACTTGTCCCAGCAACTCGAAAAGGAAGCAAATTTCTTTGGTGGAGTGGAGGATCAAGTCAAGTCACTCCATAGGGAGCTTAGGCTGATAAGTATCTTCTTGGAGAGCTCCGTGGGGAAACGGAATGAGCATCCAATAGTGAAGGAGGTAGTCGGACAGATCAGGGAGGTGGCTTATGAGGCTGAGGATGTTATCGACACGTTCATCCTCAAGGTTGTAGAGCACAAGAAGAGGAGCTTGATGGGGAGGATGCTTAGTAGCCCCATGCACGCAAAGATGCTCCGAGATGTTGGAAGAAAGATTGCACGCATCAAGAACGAAATCAATGAAATCTACAACAATAGAGAAAGGTATGGCATTATTGAAAGAGCCACAGAGAGTGTAGATGCAGCGGCGGCAGCAGCGGAGGCACTACACAAGCGTAGGAGAGAAGTCGAGGAAGATGACGTGGTGGGCTTCGTTGATGACTCATCGACAGTGGTGGGACAACTTATTGAAGGGGATCATAAGTTTGATGTCATTTCGATCATTGGAATGGGAGGCCTGAGGAAGACAACTCTTGCCCGGAAAATCTACAATAATGTTTGCGTCAAGAGGCACTTTCAGCGCTGTGCATGGGTGTATGTATCTCAAGATTTTAGAACTAGAGAGCTcttgcttaaaattttgaaagagatgCCAATCCCAGATCAgcggagaacactagaagatcAGTTGGGTGTAGACGAATTAAAGGAGAAGTTGTTCAAATGCTTGCTAAGAAAGAGGTACCTAATAGTCATGGACGACATCTGGAATACTGAAGTCTGGGATGAAGTAAGATCTGCTTTTCCTGATAACATGAATGGAAGCAGAATATTGATCACCAGCCGCATAAAAGAAGTAGCTTCACATGCAAGCTCTACTCCACCCTACTTTCTCCCATTTCTTGACAAAGACGAAAGTTGGGAGCTCTTTAGAAAGAAAGTGTTTCGGGGAAGAACATGTCCTCCCGAGTTAGCAACTCTAGGGAGAAAAATCGCAGATGATTGTCGTGGCTTACCACTTTCCATTGTGGTTTTAGGGGGCCTTTTAGCAAATAAAGAGAAGACATACCGAGAATGGTCCAAATTAATTGGCAATGTAAATTGGTTCCTTACTGATCAGGCTAATCCAATCTGCAAAGACATTTTGGCCTTAAGCTACACCAACTTACCACGACGTTTGCAACCatgctttttgtattttggtgtATATCCGGAAGACTTTGGGATCCCCGTAAGGCAATTGATCCAGCTATGGACAGCTGAGGGATTCATACAGCCCACGGGCAATAGAAGCATAGAGGATGTCGCCGAAGACTACTTGGAGGAGCTCATTgatcgaagcttgatccaagTGGGTAGCAGGGCGACAGATGGAGGCTTAAAGATATGTCGTATTCATGATCTTCTGCGAGACCTCTGCATATCCGAGAGCAAGGAAGACAAATTTCTTGAGCTACTTAGAGCCGGTAACCTTTCATTCCCCATCAAATCTCGTAGACTATCCTTCCATGGTGATGGTAGCTTTCCTCTATACAATGTCCTAAACTTCTTTGATCCTCCATGTGCTCGTTCTTTGTTGTTATTTGGCAAAGTCAAAGATAGAGACTTGAATTTGTTCGTCGAAAACTTCAAGTTGATTTGGGTGCTTAATTTGGAGCACTGTATAGTACTCCACTCCATTCCCAAAAGCATAGAAACAATGATCCACTTGAGGTACTTGAGGATAACATTATCTGAGTCAGTAAGTGTTATTCCGGATTCCTTTGGTAACCTTAGGAATCTAGAAACACTTGTCATAGAGGGTGGACATTTAGAAGATGAATATCATCCAGTAATTCG
Coding sequences within it:
- the LOC132172651 gene encoding putative late blight resistance protein homolog R1B-16, with the protein product MNGSRILITSRIKEVASHASSTPPYFLPFLDKDESWELFRKKVFRGRTCPPELATLGRKIADDCRGLPLSIVVLGGLLANKEKTYREWSKLIGNVNWFLTDQANPICKDILALSYTNLPRRLQPCFLYFGVYPEDFGIPVRQLIQLWTAEGFIQPTGNRSIEDVAEDYLEELIDRSLIQVGSRATDGGLKICRIHDLLRDLCISESKEDKFLELLRAGNLSFPIKSRRLSFHGDGSFPLYNVLNFFDPPCARSLLLFGKVKDRDLNLFVENFKLIWVLNLEHCIVLHSIPKSIETMIHLRYLRITLSESVSVIPDSFGNLRNLETLVIEGGHLEDEYHPVIRRVSGIFKLQRLRNLYLKEFLPLPYHLDEVLWNLQVLSTSTCWYVGELAGELDKFPCVRELEIKFIYKGLFFEDDNKAVHFLESLHHLHYLQKLRIDAFTIPPRDSISFPLTITQLTLENTRLADRRWRHDSAGKPSQSSDIEIRTVLRY
- the LOC132168999 gene encoding probable disease resistance protein RXW24L, producing MADHVVNSLVEYLSQQLEKEANFFGGVEDQVKSLHRELRLISIFLESSVGKRNEHPIVKEVVGQIREVAYEAEDVIDTFILKVVEHKKRSLMGRMLSSPMHAKMLRDVGRKIARIKNEINEIYNNRERYGIIERATESVDAAAAAAEALHKRRREVEEDDVVGFVDDSSTVVGQLIEGDHKFDVISIIGMGGLRKTTLARKIYNNVCVKRSAENTRRSVGCRRIKGEVVQMLAKKEVPNSHGRHLEY